The segment CAGTGAGTAACTGCCAAACCTGACCTTGGGGGTGACAGCATTGTTTTCGATCGATGCAAACAGACGCGAGGCCTCAGCCGCAACATACTGGGAGCTTTGTGTCCAAGCCAGATGCACAGACCCTTAGAGATCCGGTTTCGCGACCGGCACCGCCGCCACCGGCGACCATCTCGTGGATAATCGCCGCCAGTGGAGCTTTTGGGCGAGATCATCCAGCAGGGAATACGCGACGGGAGTCACGACCAGCGTCAGGAGCAAACAGAGCGATTGGCCGCCGATGACGACGACCGCGACCGCTCGACGTTCTTCGGCGCCCGGGCCGGCGCCGAGCGCCAGGGGCAACATGCCCGCCACCAGCGCCAGCGTCGTCATCAGGATCGGCCGCAACCGATCCCGGTTCGCCTGCATGATCGCGGCCATCCGTTCCATGCCCGTTGCGCGCAGCGTGTTCATGTGATCGATCTGAAGAATGGCATTCTTCTTCACCACGCCGAAGAGCACCAGGATTCCCAGGGCCGAATACAAATTGATCGTGTTATCTGTCAGCCAGATCGAAAGCATGGCGAACGGCACGGAGATGGGTAGAGAAAGCAGAATGGTGAACGGATGGACCACGCTCTCGAATTGCGAGGCAAGGATGAGATACATAAGAATGACCGAAAGCAGAAACGCCCAGAGAAATTCCCGGAAAGTGGCTTCCAGTTCGCGCGCCCGGCCCGAAACGCGCGTCGTGTAACCCATCGGCAAATTCATTTCTTTCACAGCCTCGCGAAGCGCTTCGATCCGGTCGCCCATCGCGAAGCCGGGAGCGACCGAGCCGCGCAGGCTGACCTGTCGCTGGCGGTCCACGCGGTCGATGCGCGAGGCGGTCTGCCCCGGGACGATCTGCACCAGATTGTCCAGCCGCACCAGGCTGCCGTTCTGGCGCGGCACATAGATGCGCGAGATAGTGGAGGGATCGTTGCGTCCGCCCTCGGCCAAACGCAGTTGCACGTCGTAGTCTTCGTTCAAGGTCGGATCGCGGAAGCGCGACACCCGCTGATCGCCGCCCACCATGATGCGCAGCGCCGTGGCGATGTCATCGGTATCCACACCCAACGCGGCGGCGCGGACGCGGTCGATCTCCACGCGCAGTTCGGGTTTGTCGAGTTTCAAGGTGGTGTCTGCGTCCACGACCCCTAATTCCGGCGCTTTCTTTCGCAGTGTTTCCGCGTAAGCGGACAGGGATCCCAGATCGGGCCCGAGCAACGAGAAATCGACTTCGTAATTCGGTCCCCCCAGGTTGATGGACGACTGGCTGCTCCGGATGGAAACGCGCAGATCCGAATACTTCTTCATGCGACGCCGCACTTCCTGGATCACATCGCGCTGGCTGTAATTGCCCTGGAAAGCCCGGAGCGGATTCAGGCTCAGCAACCGGCCCCAACGGAACACCCGTTCCTTGTGCGGCGCGAGGCTGACGTAGATTCGCCCGTGGTTGACGCTGCCAAGAGAGCCACTGCCGCCCACCGAAGCCAGCACCGTGCGCACAGCCGGAAGGTTGCGCAATTCCTTTTCCAAAACCTGGAGCGTCACGTCCATCGCGGCCAGGCTGGTGCCTTCCCGCGTGGTCACACTGATCTCGAATTCGCCTTCGTCCGTGTTTCCCGGCGTATATTCCTGCCGCACGACTTTGTAGAGCGGGATGGACGTGAGCATGACGAGCACGGCGACACTCGCGACCCAGAGCCGATGGCGCATGGCGAACCCTAGAATCGACGAGTAACCCCGGTCAATCCATGCGTAGAAACCGCGCCGCGACCGCGCCACGGCATGGCTTCCCGAAGACGCAAGCTGGCTCAAGCTGAAAAGGCGCGCGCTCATCATCGGCGTCAGCGTGAACGAAACCAGCAAGCTCACCAGCACCGCCACCGCCGCGGTCAACCCGAATTGAAACAGAAACCGCCCGGCAATGCTCGACATGAACGAGACCGGCACGAAAATCACCACCAGGCTGAACGTCGTGGCCATGACCGCCAGGCTGATCTCCGCCGTGGCCGCGCGCGCCGCCTCGAACGCGCTCATCTTCTTTTCCTCGACGAATCGAAAAATGTTCTCGAGCACGACGATGGCGTCGTCGATGACGATGCCGACCATGAGCACCAGCGCGAGCATGGTGACGCTGTTCAAGCTGAAGTTGAGCGCCCACATCATGCCGAAGGTTGAAATCACGGAAGTCGGGATTGCCAGGGCCGCGATAAAGGTTGCCCGCCAATTGCGCATGAACAGCAGCACGACGGAGCTGGCCAGGATGCTCCCCAGCACGAGGTGCCGGTTGATTTCGTGCAAAGCTTCGTAAATGTAGTGGGATTGATCCCGGGTCACTTCCAACCGCGCGTCCGGCGGGAGAACCTTGGCCAGCTCAGCCAGTTTCTCCTTCACGGCCTCGATGACCGCCGTCGTATTGGCTCCGGACTGGCGGCGCAGCTCCATCATGACCGTGGGCACTCCATCCAGCCGGCCGAGCGAACGCTGCTCTTTCGTGCCGTCCTCGGACCAACCCAGATCGCGGATACGAATCGGAGAGCCATTGACCGTTGCGACCACGAGATCGTTGAACGCTTTGGGATCGGTGATGCGGCCCAGCGTGCGAAGCGCATGTTCGCGCAATGGCCCGGTGACGTTTCCCCCGGGGACGTTCGCGTTTTGCCGGACGATGGCTTCGCGCACGGCAGTGATAGGGATTTGATACGCCGCGAGCCGGTCCGCATCGATCCAGATATTGATCGCGCGTTCCAATCCGCCCAGGATTTCGACTTCGCCGACGCCGAGGCAGCGTTCGAGCTGGACCTTGACGATTTTGTCCGCCATCTCGGTCAGCTCGCGCCGGGAGCGTTGGCCCGACAGGGCGATGGTCATGATCGGGGATTGGTCGGTGTCAAATTTGGAAATCAGCGGCGGATCGGCGTCGCGGGGCAAATCGCGCAAAACGGCCGCCACGCGGTCGCGCACGTCCTGGGCTGCGGAATCCACGTCGCGATTCAAATCAAACGTGGCAATGATAAAGGAACTCCCGACGCCTGAGATGGAACGCAATTCCTTGATCCCTTCGACCGTATTGACGACCTCTTCGATGCGATGCGAGACGAGCGCCTCCACCTCCGCAGGCGACGCCCCCGGCAGCCGCGTGGAAATTCGAATCGTCGGCAGATCGACCGAGGGATAGCGATCGACCTGCAAGTGCAGATACCCCGCCGCTCCGACGACCACAAGCGCCAGAATGAGCATGCTGGCGAAGACCGGGCGCCGGATGCAGACTTCAGCTAACTTG is part of the Verrucomicrobiota bacterium genome and harbors:
- a CDS encoding efflux RND transporter permease subunit, whose product is MRKLAEVCIRRPVFASMLILALVVVGAAGYLHLQVDRYPSVDLPTIRISTRLPGASPAEVEALVSHRIEEVVNTVEGIKELRSISGVGSSFIIATFDLNRDVDSAAQDVRDRVAAVLRDLPRDADPPLISKFDTDQSPIMTIALSGQRSRRELTEMADKIVKVQLERCLGVGEVEILGGLERAINIWIDADRLAAYQIPITAVREAIVRQNANVPGGNVTGPLREHALRTLGRITDPKAFNDLVVATVNGSPIRIRDLGWSEDGTKEQRSLGRLDGVPTVMMELRRQSGANTTAVIEAVKEKLAELAKVLPPDARLEVTRDQSHYIYEALHEINRHLVLGSILASSVVLLFMRNWRATFIAALAIPTSVISTFGMMWALNFSLNSVTMLALVLMVGIVIDDAIVVLENIFRFVEEKKMSAFEAARAATAEISLAVMATTFSLVVIFVPVSFMSSIAGRFLFQFGLTAAVAVLVSLLVSFTLTPMMSARLFSLSQLASSGSHAVARSRRGFYAWIDRGYSSILGFAMRHRLWVASVAVLVMLTSIPLYKVVRQEYTPGNTDEGEFEISVTTREGTSLAAMDVTLQVLEKELRNLPAVRTVLASVGGSGSLGSVNHGRIYVSLAPHKERVFRWGRLLSLNPLRAFQGNYSQRDVIQEVRRRMKKYSDLRVSIRSSQSSINLGGPNYEVDFSLLGPDLGSLSAYAETLRKKAPELGVVDADTTLKLDKPELRVEIDRVRAAALGVDTDDIATALRIMVGGDQRVSRFRDPTLNEDYDVQLRLAEGGRNDPSTISRIYVPRQNGSLVRLDNLVQIVPGQTASRIDRVDRQRQVSLRGSVAPGFAMGDRIEALREAVKEMNLPMGYTTRVSGRARELEATFREFLWAFLLSVILMYLILASQFESVVHPFTILLSLPISVPFAMLSIWLTDNTINLYSALGILVLFGVVKKNAILQIDHMNTLRATGMERMAAIMQANRDRLRPILMTTLALVAGMLPLALGAGPGAEERRAVAVVVIGGQSLCLLLTLVVTPVAYSLLDDLAQKLHWRRLSTRWSPVAAVPVAKPDL